A region from the Pseudomonas cucumis genome encodes:
- the rpsP gene encoding 30S ribosomal protein S16, with amino-acid sequence MLTIRLALGGSKKRPFYHLTVTDSRNPRDGSHKEQVGFFNPVARGQEVRLSVNQERVAYWLSVGAQPSERVAQLLKESAKAAA; translated from the coding sequence ATGCTAACAATCCGTCTTGCCCTTGGCGGCTCCAAAAAGCGCCCGTTTTACCACTTGACCGTAACCGACAGCCGCAACCCGCGCGACGGTTCGCACAAGGAACAGGTTGGTTTCTTCAACCCTGTTGCTCGTGGTCAAGAAGTTCGTCTGTCCGTGAACCAAGAGCGCGTAGCCTACTGGCTGAGCGTTGGTGCACAACCTTCTGAGCGCGTTGCTCAGTTGTTGAAGGAATCTGCTAAGGCTGCGGCCTGA
- a CDS encoding cytochrome C assembly family protein: MLPLSPSLLTTLAAACLYAAATLYQGTRLATGAKANKRLLVTLGVLAVLAHSVSLITYLLTPIGLALDFFSAASLIAAAVIALTLLACSRIPVENLLLLLFPLGAATVLLAQFAPAGTVQIIDEEPGILAHILLSILAYGMFTIAVFQALLLLVQDHQLKHKHPSGLIKNFPPLQTMESLLFGFLWAGWSLLSLSLISGWLFVENLFAQHLVHKTLLACLAWIVFSVLLWGRNRLGWRGHKAIRWTLAGFCLLMLAYFGSKLVREYILHI, encoded by the coding sequence ATGCTCCCCTTGTCACCCAGTTTGCTTACCACCCTCGCCGCCGCCTGCTTATATGCCGCTGCGACCCTCTATCAGGGCACTCGTCTGGCCACCGGCGCCAAGGCGAACAAGCGCCTGTTGGTCACGCTCGGAGTGCTGGCCGTGCTGGCTCACAGTGTCAGCCTGATCACCTATCTGCTGACACCGATCGGCCTGGCCCTGGACTTCTTCAGCGCCGCCAGCCTGATCGCCGCCGCGGTTATTGCCCTGACCCTGCTGGCCTGCTCGCGGATTCCGGTGGAAAACCTGCTGCTATTGCTGTTCCCGCTGGGCGCCGCCACCGTGCTGCTGGCACAGTTCGCCCCCGCCGGTACGGTGCAGATCATTGACGAAGAGCCAGGCATTCTCGCCCACATCCTCTTGTCGATCCTCGCTTACGGCATGTTCACCATCGCGGTGTTCCAGGCTTTGCTGCTGCTGGTTCAGGACCATCAGCTCAAACACAAGCATCCGTCCGGGCTGATCAAGAATTTCCCGCCGCTGCAAACCATGGAAAGCCTGCTGTTTGGTTTCCTCTGGGCCGGCTGGAGCCTGCTGTCGTTGTCGCTGATCTCCGGCTGGCTGTTCGTCGAGAACCTGTTCGCCCAGCACCTGGTGCATAAAACCCTGCTGGCGTGCCTGGCCTGGATCGTGTTCAGCGTGCTGCTATGGGGGCGCAACCGCCTCGGCTGGCGCGGACACAAAGCCATCCGCTGGACCCTTGCCGGTTTTTGCCTGCTGATGCTGGCGTATTTCGGCAGCAAGCTGGTCCGCGAATACATTCTGCATATCTGA
- the rimM gene encoding ribosome maturation factor RimM (Essential for efficient processing of 16S rRNA), whose product MSATPAVADDLIVIGKIYSVHGVRGEVKVYSFTDPTENLLQYKTWTLKREGNVKQVELVSGRGSDKFLVAKLKGLDDREEARLLAGYEICVPRNLFPELTDGEYYWYQLEGLKVIDQLGQLLGKIDHLLETGANDVMVVKPCAGSLDDRERLLPYTEQCVLAVDLAAGEMKVEWDADF is encoded by the coding sequence ATGAGCGCGACGCCAGCTGTTGCCGATGATTTGATCGTTATTGGCAAAATTTATTCTGTTCATGGCGTTCGCGGCGAAGTGAAGGTGTATTCCTTTACTGATCCGACTGAAAACCTGTTGCAGTACAAAACCTGGACGCTCAAGCGCGAAGGCAATGTGAAGCAGGTCGAGCTGGTCAGCGGACGAGGGAGCGACAAGTTCCTGGTCGCAAAGCTCAAGGGTCTTGATGATCGTGAAGAAGCGCGTCTTCTGGCTGGTTATGAGATCTGTGTGCCGCGCAACCTGTTCCCTGAATTGACCGACGGCGAGTACTACTGGTACCAGCTGGAAGGTCTGAAGGTTATTGATCAACTCGGGCAATTGCTCGGGAAAATCGATCATCTTCTGGAAACCGGCGCCAATGATGTAATGGTGGTCAAGCCTTGCGCTGGCAGCCTGGATGATCGCGAACGCCTGTTGCCCTATACGGAGCAATGCGTGTTGGCTGTCGACCTTGCCGCAGGCGAGATGAAGGTGGAATGGGATGCGGACTTCTAA
- the ffh gene encoding signal recognition particle protein — MFENLTDRLSQTLRHVTGKAKLTEDNIKDTLREVRMALLEADVALPVVKDFVNSVKERAVGTEVSRSLTPGQAFVKIVQAELESLMGAANEDLNLSAVPPAVVLMAGLQGAGKTTTAGKLARFLKERKKKSVMVVSADVYRPAAIKQLEMLAGEVGVTFFPSDLSQKPVDIAQAAIKEAKLKFIDVVIVDTAGRLHIDEEMMSEIKALHAAINPVETLFVVDAMTGQDAANTAKAFGDALPLTGVILTKVDGDARGGAALSVRAITGKPIKFIGMGEKSEALEPFHPERIASRILGMGDVLSLIEQAEQTLDKDKADKLAKKLKKGKGFDLEDFRDQLQQMKNMGGLGGLMDKLPNMGGVNLAQMGNAQGAAEKQFKQMEAIINSMTPAERRDPELISGSRKRRIAMGSGTQVQDIGRLIKQHKQMQKMMKKFSAKGGMAKMMRGMGGMLPGGGMPKM, encoded by the coding sequence ATGTTTGAAAACTTAACCGACCGTCTCTCGCAGACGCTGCGCCATGTCACCGGCAAGGCCAAGCTGACCGAAGACAACATCAAAGACACCCTGCGCGAAGTGCGCATGGCGTTGCTCGAAGCCGACGTCGCCTTGCCGGTGGTCAAAGACTTCGTCAACTCGGTCAAGGAGCGCGCTGTTGGCACCGAGGTGTCGCGCAGCCTGACGCCGGGCCAGGCCTTCGTGAAAATCGTCCAGGCCGAACTCGAAAGCCTGATGGGCGCGGCCAACGAAGACTTGAACCTGAGCGCCGTTCCTCCTGCCGTCGTGTTGATGGCGGGTTTGCAGGGCGCGGGTAAAACCACCACCGCCGGCAAACTCGCGCGCTTCCTTAAAGAGCGCAAGAAGAAGTCGGTCATGGTCGTGTCCGCGGACGTTTACCGTCCGGCGGCGATCAAGCAGCTTGAAATGCTTGCGGGTGAAGTTGGCGTAACCTTCTTCCCGTCCGACCTGAGCCAGAAGCCGGTCGACATCGCGCAAGCGGCTATTAAAGAAGCAAAACTGAAATTCATCGACGTGGTTATCGTCGATACCGCCGGTCGTCTGCACATCGACGAAGAGATGATGAGCGAGATCAAGGCGCTGCATGCCGCGATCAACCCCGTTGAAACCCTGTTCGTGGTCGATGCCATGACCGGCCAGGACGCCGCCAACACGGCCAAGGCCTTCGGCGATGCGCTGCCGCTGACCGGTGTGATCCTGACCAAGGTCGACGGCGATGCCCGTGGCGGTGCGGCGCTGTCGGTACGTGCCATCACCGGCAAGCCGATCAAGTTCATCGGTATGGGCGAGAAGAGCGAAGCGCTCGAGCCGTTCCATCCTGAGCGTATTGCGTCGCGCATCCTCGGCATGGGCGACGTGCTCAGCCTGATCGAGCAGGCCGAGCAGACCCTCGACAAAGACAAGGCCGATAAACTGGCCAAGAAGCTGAAGAAGGGCAAGGGCTTCGACCTCGAAGACTTCCGCGATCAGCTGCAACAGATGAAAAACATGGGCGGCCTCGGCGGCCTCATGGACAAACTGCCGAACATGGGTGGTGTGAACCTGGCGCAAATGGGCAACGCCCAGGGCGCGGCAGAGAAACAGTTCAAGCAGATGGAAGCCATCATCAACTCCATGACCCCGGCCGAGCGCCGCGACCCTGAGCTGATCAGCGGTTCGCGCAAGCGTCGGATTGCCATGGGTTCCGGCACTCAGGTGCAGGACATCGGTCGCTTGATCAAGCAGCACAAGCAGATGCAGAAGATGATGAAGAAGTTCTCCGCGAAAGGCGGAATGGCCAAAATGATGCGCGGCATGGGCGGTATGTTGCCCGGCGGCGGCATGCCGAAAATGTAA